In Chlorobiota bacterium, the sequence AAGTCGCTCATCTGCTTCAGCAGCGCGGGGTTTGCGTCGGTCCCTTCGGGAAAACTGAAGGTGCGTGTGGCAAGGGTTGTCTCCTCGCCGGCGGCATCTTCGCCAACTTTCTCCACAACGATTTCGGTTGCGGTCCATGCCGCAACGTGATCTTTCACCCAGGGTTCAAACATTCGGTTGCCGACGGTTCCTTCGGTAAAATCCACCACATCGCCGGCGATGAAGGTTCCAACAAACAAGTACAAGGCATACAGGATAACCGCAAGGAACGGGAACCCCAACCACGGCGAGGTGGCGTACCGCCCAAGCGTTGCGGAGATTGACCGTTTCTGCTCGGCCACCATCACCACTTTGTCCAGCAGGCGGTTCACGCGGTTGCGGCGTTCCACGTACAGAAGCTCCCGCTCATCGCCTGGGGGAACGCCATGCCGTTCGGCAATGATGGCATCCCCTTCCAGCACCATCAACGCTTCGGCTTGCGAACCAACGCGGTTCAGCAACTCATGCAGCCGGCGGTGAAGCCAGGGGTCCGAACTGCCAACGCAAGCCTGGGCGATATGCTCCTCCAGCCGTTCAAACCCGGCCTTGCGGATTGCCGTGGTGGGAAGCACCGGAACGCCCAACCGGTCCGAAAGCTCCTTGACGTTGATAGCTACGCCACGCGCAGCCGCTTCGTCCATCATGTTCAGGCAGACGACGATTTTCTTCCCCATGTCAATCAGCTGCAGCGTCAGGAACAGGTCCCGTTCCAGGTGGACGGCATCCACCACATTCAGGATCAGATCGCCTTCAAGGATGATGTCGCGCGCAACGCGTTCTTCGTCGTTGAATGAGCTAACGCCGTAAATGCCTGGGGTGTCGTACACGGCAAACTTGGGGTGGTCGCCATGCGAAACCTCAACCGTGGTGCCTGGGAAGTTGGAGACATCAACGTACAGCCCTGTCAGGTGATTGAAGAACATGGACTTGCCAACGTTCGGATTCCCAACAAGCACTAATCTCGTCTTTTCTTTTTCCAGAAACGTGGCTGCGCCGGTGTCGTGGTGGCGATGTTCGCGGTGGGGCAGGACTTCGGTGAGTTCATCAGGCGTAAGGTCGTTCATCTCAAGAATCAGTTGTCGGAAGTCGGTTAGAAAATTCTCAGCAGATCGGTGCGGAACCGTGGGCGGCATGGGGTCTTCCCTGCCAGGGAAGCGTTGGCGCGCTGGTGGGAAGGGGCATCAGCGATTGGCAGCTTCCCCCTCCTCCATGCTTACTTCAATCCCTTCTGCCAATGCCTTCCCGATTGCGATTTCTTGCCGGCCAATCTCGATAACAATGGTCCCCCCGGGAAGCCGTTGGCTGCATTGCAGGTGCGCGCCCAGGCAGATTCCAAGACGGATGCATTGCGACCGCAGCTCGGAATGTTCCGGCAGCGCAAGGATCACCCCACGATCCCCTTTGCGAAGGTTCACCAGCGGTACCGATTGGGAAAAGGACATATGTTCGGCAAGTAGGAAGGCATGGCAGCAGTTGTCTTGTTTATTCGGACTGAATCAACTTACGCCACCAGAATCACTTCGGCAAGGAATTGCACAACAAGGAAACTCCCTGTAATGGATTCCGGCAAGGGCGTATCTTGGCGGGCAATTTCGTTCCTTCGTTCAACCATGCACAATTTGCCCGCAACGATTCCCAACAACCAACTGCCGGAGATCGCCGTTGGTATCCTGAGCTTTAACCGCGCTGCCGAAACGCTGCAGACCATTGGCATCCTGCTGGAAAGCGACTATCCCGATGACCAGTTGCAAATCACCGTGATAGACAACGCCAGCAGCGACGGCACGCCCCAGATTATTCGCGAACAGTATGGAGATAGGGTGCAAGTGATTGAGCTTCCCACCAACCAGGGACCCGTTGCGCGCAATCGCCTGATGCTGACAAGCACCGCCCCTTTTATTTTCATGTTCGATGACGACAGCGCGCCGGAGCACCCGGGAACGCTTCGTGGAGTGGTGGAGTTCCTAACGGCCAACCCGCAGTTTGGCGCGCTCTGCTTTTACTGCTACAACGCTTTTTCCGGACTGCTGGAGTTTGGCGACCCCGCGCAGGTTGCCCGCCACCGATTGGAGAATGGTGGATTCGAGGCAGCGTTGGTGGTGGGGCCGGGGATGTGCTTCCGGCGCGAAGCAATCCAGCAAACCACTGGTTATGATGAGCGATTGTTTTGGGGAGGGGAAGAACATGGGCTGGCGTTGCTGTTGATGTACCATACCATTGCCACAGTCCTGCATCCGGACTACAGCGTGATCCATCGGCGTGCGCCCCGTGTCTTCACCCAGCAGCAAGTCTATCGTCTGGTTGCCCGCAATGACATGTGGAACTCCTTTCGCCACTTCCCCCTTCCGGTGGCATTGCTGGTGTACGAACTCCATATCGCCCGCTGGATGGTGATGTCGCTGCTGAAAGGAGGGATCAAGAACACCGCCGAAGTGTTCCGGGGAATGGCGGATGGGCTGAAAGGGATTGG encodes:
- a CDS encoding ferrous iron transporter B, with amino-acid sequence MNDLTPDELTEVLPHREHRHHDTGAATFLEKEKTRLVLVGNPNVGKSMFFNHLTGLYVDVSNFPGTTVEVSHGDHPKFAVYDTPGIYGVSSFNDEERVARDIILEGDLILNVVDAVHLERDLFLTLQLIDMGKKIVVCLNMMDEAAARGVAINVKELSDRLGVPVLPTTAIRKAGFERLEEHIAQACVGSSDPWLHRRLHELLNRVGSQAEALMVLEGDAIIAERHGVPPGDERELLYVERRNRVNRLLDKVVMVAEQKRSISATLGRYATSPWLGFPFLAVILYALYLFVGTFIAGDVVDFTEGTVGNRMFEPWVKDHVAAWTATEIVVEKVGEDAAGEETTLATRTFSFPEGTDANPALLKQMSDFREGGTNNLRYNFSSPWAVIFFGEFGAFSMTVTYLLFLLLPLVLGFYLSLSLLEDSGYLPRLATFVDRALAMIGLNGRAIIPLILGFGCVTMATITTRLLGTDREKRIATTILQFAIPCSAQLAVIAALLATAGTAATLVYVAVILTVFIAIGTVLDKTLPGTSSPLLLDLPPMRLPRPRNVLQKTWVKTLAFMKEATPWFFIGALAVSVLQVTGLLQRWVDLLAPITTGWLKLPAEASQAFVMGLVRRDFGAAGLYDMALTPMQVVVALTTITLFVPCIASLMVMLKERGTREGLIIWAGSWVVAFGVGGLVALVVI
- a CDS encoding ferrous iron transport protein A, with amino-acid sequence MSFSQSVPLVNLRKGDRGVILALPEHSELRSQCIRLGICLGAHLQCSQRLPGGTIVIEIGRQEIAIGKALAEGIEVSMEEGEAANR
- a CDS encoding glycosyltransferase; amino-acid sequence: MHNLPATIPNNQLPEIAVGILSFNRAAETLQTIGILLESDYPDDQLQITVIDNASSDGTPQIIREQYGDRVQVIELPTNQGPVARNRLMLTSTAPFIFMFDDDSAPEHPGTLRGVVEFLTANPQFGALCFYCYNAFSGLLEFGDPAQVARHRLENGGFEAALVVGPGMCFRREAIQQTTGYDERLFWGGEEHGLALLLMYHTIATVLHPDYSVIHRRAPRVFTQQQVYRLVARNDMWNSFRHFPLPVALLVYELHIARWMVMSLLKGGIKNTAEVFRGMADGLKGIGPVLANRKVIPVRRLLQHWRWLLVTMNLRRVKYVVKKGQ